A single Cryomorphaceae bacterium DNA region contains:
- a CDS encoding proline--tRNA ligase, producing MAAKLTKRSDDYSKWYNELVVMADLAENSGVRGSMVIKPYGYAIWEKMQAELDRMFKETGHVNAYFPLFIPKSYFSKEASHVEGFAKECAVVTHYRLKNGEDGSIVVDEKAKLEEELIVRPTSETIIWDTYRKWVQSYRDLPILVNQWANVVRWEMRTRLFLRTAEFLWQEGHTAHATKDEAVAEAEQMLDVYATFAEQFMGIPVLRGVKSPNERFAGALETYCIEALMQDGKALQAGTSHFLGQNFAKAFDVQFQSKEGKLEHVWATSWGVSTRLMGALVMTHSDDNGLVLPPNLAPYQVVLIPIYRSDEQRDAVVGKLKEIQKELRSAGVRVHLDDRDTHKPGWKFNEYELKGVPVRIAMGPRDLENGTVELARRDTLEKEFLQQSDIANKVDHLLEAIQKNLFDKALTYRDDNTHRADTWEEFTDLIENKGGFVYAHWDGTPETEEKIKEMTKATIRCIPMEAPEEEGKCILTGAASKRRVVFAKAY from the coding sequence ATGGCAGCCAAGCTGACTAAAAGATCGGACGATTACAGTAAGTGGTACAACGAATTGGTGGTGATGGCCGACCTCGCAGAAAACTCTGGGGTTCGGGGATCCATGGTGATCAAACCATATGGATATGCCATCTGGGAAAAGATGCAGGCGGAATTGGATCGCATGTTCAAAGAAACAGGGCACGTGAACGCCTATTTCCCCTTGTTCATCCCGAAGTCCTATTTCAGTAAAGAAGCAAGCCATGTGGAGGGTTTTGCCAAGGAGTGCGCGGTGGTTACACACTACCGTTTGAAGAATGGAGAAGATGGGAGTATAGTCGTGGATGAAAAAGCCAAGCTCGAAGAAGAGCTCATCGTTCGCCCAACGTCGGAGACCATCATCTGGGACACCTACCGCAAGTGGGTACAGAGCTACCGCGATTTGCCGATTCTCGTGAACCAATGGGCGAACGTGGTGCGCTGGGAAATGCGTACTCGTTTATTCTTGCGTACAGCAGAATTCTTGTGGCAAGAAGGGCATACAGCGCATGCGACAAAGGATGAAGCGGTTGCTGAGGCGGAACAAATGCTCGATGTCTACGCCACCTTTGCGGAGCAGTTCATGGGTATTCCCGTTTTGCGCGGTGTGAAAAGTCCGAATGAGCGATTTGCGGGTGCATTAGAGACCTATTGTATTGAGGCCCTGATGCAAGACGGCAAGGCGCTTCAAGCGGGAACGAGTCACTTCTTGGGTCAGAATTTCGCCAAGGCCTTTGACGTACAGTTCCAGAGCAAAGAAGGTAAGTTGGAGCATGTGTGGGCCACCTCATGGGGTGTAAGTACGCGTTTGATGGGTGCTTTGGTCATGACGCACAGTGACGACAACGGCCTTGTGTTGCCTCCAAATTTGGCGCCTTATCAAGTGGTGCTGATTCCGATTTACCGAAGTGATGAGCAGCGCGATGCTGTAGTCGGTAAGTTGAAAGAGATTCAAAAGGAATTACGGTCTGCAGGTGTGCGTGTACACTTGGATGATCGCGACACCCATAAGCCAGGTTGGAAATTCAATGAGTACGAGCTCAAAGGAGTGCCTGTACGCATTGCGATGGGGCCACGTGACTTAGAGAACGGAACCGTTGAATTGGCGCGCCGCGATACTTTGGAGAAAGAGTTCCTGCAACAAAGCGATATTGCCAATAAGGTGGACCATTTACTGGAAGCCATTCAGAAGAACTTATTCGATAAGGCCCTGACTTATCGGGACGATAATACGCACAGAGCGGATACCTGGGAGGAGTTCACTGACCTTATTGAAAACAAAGGCGGATTCGTATATGCTCATTGGGATGGGACGCCTGAAACCGAAGAGAAAATCAAGGAAATGACCAAGGCGACAATCCGCTGTATCCCAATGGAGGCGCCGGAAGAGGAAGGGAAGTGCATCTTGACTGGGGCGGCGTCGAAAAGACGCGTTGTCTTTGCCAAGGCATATTGA
- a CDS encoding 30S ribosomal protein S20 yields the protein MANHKSALKRIRSTETRRLRNRYYHKTMRNALREFRAMTEKKQMEDRYPAIASMIDRLAKNNVIHKKKAANLKSGMMQQIANA from the coding sequence ATGGCTAATCACAAGTCAGCACTTAAGAGAATTCGCAGCACGGAAACCCGTCGTTTGCGCAATCGTTACTACCACAAGACGATGCGTAACGCACTTCGTGAGTTTCGCGCGATGACCGAAAAGAAACAAATGGAAGATCGTTACCCAGCAATCGCAAGCATGATTGATCGCTTGGCGAAGAACAACGTGATCCACAAGAAAAAAGCCGCGAACTTAAAAAGCGGTATGATGCAGCAAATCGCAAACGCGTAA
- a CDS encoding L-histidine N(alpha)-methyltransferase, with protein sequence MSTTIKTKTMSTFAEDVRAGLRSEEKHLSSKYFYDKRGSEIFQAIMRMPSYYLTDSEFEIFETNKEAILQHFDPGSGPFNLVEFGAGDGLKTKVLLEHFLKRKADFTYAPIDISKSALDKLEQDLCERWPALNVHSLHNDYFSGLDVLRRDDTRNIVLFLGSNLGNFDVASADGFLAELRAHLDTGDGLLIGLDLQKDPSVILRAYDDPEGITKAFNLNLLERINRELGGHFDPMKFDFYCNYSPESGEVRSYLVSKVKQSVRIDALEESFDFQQWEIIHTEISRKFRLDRLPELARRNGFEHVGNTFDCKHYFVNSYWKAV encoded by the coding sequence ATGTCTACGACGATCAAAACCAAAACCATGTCCACCTTTGCCGAAGATGTTCGAGCAGGACTTCGTTCCGAAGAAAAGCACCTTTCTTCCAAGTACTTTTACGACAAGCGAGGGAGTGAGATTTTTCAGGCCATTATGCGCATGCCTTCGTACTACCTGACGGATAGTGAGTTTGAAATTTTCGAGACCAACAAGGAGGCTATACTTCAGCATTTTGATCCCGGTTCTGGGCCCTTTAACCTCGTGGAGTTTGGTGCTGGGGACGGGCTTAAAACAAAAGTCCTACTTGAGCACTTTCTCAAGCGCAAAGCGGACTTTACCTACGCTCCTATTGATATCTCTAAGTCTGCATTAGACAAGCTAGAGCAAGATTTGTGCGAGCGATGGCCTGCATTAAATGTGCATTCGCTCCACAACGACTATTTCAGTGGCCTAGATGTGTTGCGCCGTGACGATACCCGAAACATTGTCCTCTTTCTCGGTTCCAACTTGGGTAATTTCGACGTTGCGTCGGCGGACGGTTTCCTTGCCGAGCTTCGTGCTCACTTGGACACCGGTGACGGCCTCCTTATAGGGCTAGACCTACAGAAAGACCCTTCTGTGATCCTTCGCGCCTACGACGACCCAGAAGGAATCACCAAGGCCTTTAATCTAAATCTACTGGAGCGCATCAATCGAGAACTCGGTGGACACTTTGATCCCATGAAATTTGACTTCTACTGCAACTATTCACCGGAATCGGGAGAAGTGCGGTCCTATTTAGTCAGTAAGGTGAAACAGAGTGTCAGAATCGATGCCCTCGAAGAGTCCTTTGATTTTCAGCAGTGGGAGATCATTCACACTGAGATCAGCCGGAAGTTCAGGCTGGATCGCCTTCCGGAACTCGCTCGTCGGAACGGCTTTGAACACGTGGGGAATACGTTCGACTGCAAGCATTACTTCGTCAACAGCTACTGGAAAGCGGTTTAA
- a CDS encoding ergothioneine biosynthesis protein EgtB, with the protein MMIDRFNQVRAYTEQLCQPLEIEDYVPQAVVDVSPPKWHLAHTTWFFETFILKAHQPDYKEFHPRYSFLFNSYYESVGDRVLRDRRGHMSRPTVQEVYAYRSHVNEAMNRFAEDHGFEGLEDTLELGLQHEQQHQELLITDLKYMLAHNPLFPAYDPENDWERNFSAPHGAMIDLPEGLYDIGYNGPGFSFDNEHGRHKVYLEGTRIHADYVTNADYLAFMEDGGYGDFRHWLSEAWGSVQSEGWKAPLYWHEIDGAWHQYRLDGLHPIEPQAPVHHLSYFEAEAYATWAGKRLLTEFEHEVVADRLNTGKLWEWTGSAYLPYPRFETAPGAIGEYNGKFMINQMVLRGGSLASPPGHVDRPTYRNFFHPHLRWQFNGIRLAEK; encoded by the coding sequence ATGATGATCGACCGATTTAACCAAGTCCGAGCCTACACAGAGCAGCTGTGTCAACCTTTGGAAATTGAGGACTATGTGCCGCAAGCCGTTGTGGACGTGAGTCCCCCAAAATGGCACTTAGCCCATACCACGTGGTTCTTTGAAACCTTCATCCTCAAAGCTCACCAACCGGACTACAAAGAATTTCACCCGCGCTACAGCTTCTTGTTCAACAGCTATTACGAGAGCGTGGGTGACCGGGTACTGCGCGACCGTCGTGGGCACATGAGCCGACCGACCGTTCAGGAAGTCTACGCCTATCGATCGCACGTCAACGAAGCCATGAATCGCTTTGCCGAAGACCACGGCTTTGAGGGCCTTGAAGACACTTTGGAGCTGGGGCTTCAGCACGAACAGCAGCATCAGGAGCTCTTGATCACGGACCTCAAGTACATGCTGGCGCATAATCCCCTGTTTCCTGCCTACGACCCTGAGAATGATTGGGAACGAAATTTTTCTGCGCCTCACGGCGCGATGATTGACTTACCCGAGGGTTTATATGATATCGGTTATAACGGCCCCGGTTTTTCGTTTGACAATGAGCACGGTCGCCACAAGGTCTACCTCGAGGGAACTCGAATTCATGCAGACTACGTTACCAATGCGGATTACCTCGCTTTCATGGAAGACGGAGGCTACGGCGACTTTCGTCATTGGCTGAGCGAAGCTTGGGGGTCGGTGCAATCCGAGGGATGGAAAGCTCCCTTGTATTGGCATGAGATCGATGGTGCCTGGCACCAGTATCGACTGGATGGACTACATCCCATCGAGCCGCAGGCTCCGGTCCATCATCTGAGTTATTTTGAGGCTGAGGCCTACGCTACGTGGGCTGGGAAACGCTTGCTCACGGAATTTGAGCACGAGGTAGTCGCGGATCGACTGAACACTGGAAAGCTCTGGGAGTGGACGGGAAGTGCTTACCTACCCTATCCGCGATTTGAGACGGCCCCAGGGGCCATTGGAGAGTACAATGGCAAATTCATGATTAACCAAATGGTCCTTCGCGGGGGTTCCTTGGCCTCTCCTCCAGGACATGTCGACCGCCCGACGTATCGAAACTTTTTTCATCCGCATCTTCGTTGGCAGTTCAACGGAATCCGACTGGCTGAAAAATAA
- a CDS encoding FAD-dependent oxidoreductase produces the protein MDKKPIIFSIDDDPQVLRAINRDLRAEFRKEYRVMNTPSAREGLQALEELKKNGETVALFLSDQRMPEMLGVEFLELAKKIYPAAKRVLLTAYSDTDAAIKAINDVQLDYYLLKPWDPPSEKLYPVIHDLLEDWWAQYVPEFHGARLIGYQYSPLSHEIKDFLAGNLIPYEWIEFENTERSGPYQEQFGIDGPDLPVLVTEDGEALKKPSVQEVARALGMSQTASEKPYDVVIIGAGPAGLAAGVYGGSEGLTTALVERRAPGGQAGTSSRIENYLGFPNGLSGADLARRAITQATRFGIEFLSPAEVHQIERVDPYKILTLKDGTELKARAVVITTGVDYRKLEAPGMNQFTGAGIYYGAATTEASACKNGDVYIVGGGNSAGQGAVYLSKFARKVFICVRREDLSTTMSQYLIDQIDSIENIEVHGETEIAEAHGADRLEEVTLRSKSSGETRKAPATALFIFIGAKPYTEWLPGDYMRDPKGFLLTGRDLVLQEDFRKEWPLERDPFTLETSVPGVFAAGDVRSGAMNRVASAVGEGAMSISLVHQYLSEN, from the coding sequence ATGGATAAGAAACCCATCATATTCAGTATTGATGATGACCCTCAGGTACTGAGGGCCATAAATCGAGACCTAAGAGCGGAATTCCGAAAGGAATACCGCGTAATGAATACGCCATCGGCCCGTGAGGGCCTTCAGGCTCTAGAAGAGCTTAAAAAGAATGGGGAAACCGTTGCCCTATTCCTCTCCGACCAACGCATGCCTGAAATGCTTGGAGTTGAGTTTTTGGAACTCGCAAAGAAGATTTACCCAGCGGCGAAGCGGGTATTACTTACTGCTTATTCCGATACGGATGCGGCCATCAAGGCCATTAACGACGTGCAATTGGACTATTATCTACTCAAGCCATGGGATCCACCGAGCGAGAAACTCTACCCTGTTATACACGACTTGCTTGAGGATTGGTGGGCGCAGTACGTTCCAGAATTTCACGGAGCAAGGTTAATCGGATACCAATACAGTCCACTGAGTCATGAAATCAAGGATTTCTTAGCGGGGAACCTAATTCCGTACGAGTGGATTGAATTTGAAAACACGGAACGCAGCGGGCCGTATCAAGAGCAATTCGGCATTGACGGACCGGACCTTCCCGTCTTGGTTACGGAGGATGGAGAAGCCCTGAAAAAGCCTAGTGTGCAAGAAGTTGCCCGTGCCTTGGGTATGAGTCAGACCGCAAGCGAGAAGCCTTACGACGTAGTGATCATTGGCGCGGGACCTGCTGGGCTAGCTGCAGGTGTTTATGGAGGTTCAGAAGGATTGACTACAGCTTTAGTGGAACGAAGAGCCCCCGGCGGGCAGGCGGGAACATCGAGCCGTATAGAGAATTACCTGGGCTTCCCCAATGGACTAAGTGGTGCCGACCTAGCGCGCCGGGCCATTACCCAAGCCACCCGCTTCGGTATTGAGTTCCTATCCCCCGCTGAAGTACATCAGATTGAGCGTGTTGATCCTTATAAAATCCTGACCCTCAAGGACGGAACCGAGTTGAAAGCCAGGGCTGTGGTCATTACTACAGGTGTTGACTACCGCAAACTGGAGGCGCCTGGCATGAATCAGTTTACCGGAGCTGGAATCTACTACGGCGCGGCAACAACAGAAGCTTCGGCCTGTAAAAATGGAGATGTGTACATCGTGGGAGGCGGAAATTCCGCTGGTCAAGGCGCGGTCTATCTCAGCAAGTTTGCCCGGAAGGTATTCATCTGTGTACGCCGTGAGGATTTGAGTACGACCATGTCGCAGTACTTGATCGATCAAATCGACAGCATCGAAAATATCGAAGTACACGGGGAGACAGAAATCGCGGAGGCCCACGGCGCCGATCGACTCGAGGAAGTGACCCTCAGAAGCAAGTCATCGGGCGAAACCAGAAAGGCACCCGCTACAGCCCTCTTTATTTTTATCGGAGCAAAACCTTATACCGAATGGTTGCCTGGAGACTACATGCGTGACCCGAAGGGATTCCTTTTAACGGGACGCGATTTGGTACTCCAAGAGGACTTCCGCAAGGAGTGGCCGCTCGAGCGAGACCCCTTCACCCTGGAAACTTCAGTTCCCGGCGTGTTCGCTGCAGGCGATGTGCGCAGCGGAGCCATGAACCGAGTAGCCTCAGCCGTCGGAGAAGGAGCGATGAGTATAAGCTTGGTACATCAATACCTGAGCGAAAATTAA
- a CDS encoding GHKL domain-containing protein translates to MSYTPKDLRIFETLSEVPDSELQWLIDHCEIQEYEEGTKMFAPDDAADFMYLIMEGEALFYIMQNGERRDFGTSGAGVITGLLPYSRMKVARGNGVALKRIKALVLHRSQMRQLTVDCPETTAALVQQMTTRVRDFTSRQQQVDKLAALGKLSAGLAHELNNPASAIVRSADFLKEHLGHVPDRFKKVISMRLNDASIDSVNGLASAKIEAGVRDFGMMERADKEDELLDWLDDHDIDYGDDWVEQLVEYGVTADELEEICQATGSEALGPTLGWLVNVLTTERIVEEIKEASSRISDLVQSVKNYSYMDRSTDKQSVSPLEGLRNTMRMLEHKARKNQVVFDEDFDEQTGEVRMYPSEMNQVWTNIIDNALDALEESEDSVITIKTERKSKNLVVSIIDNGPGIPEDVQEEIFSPFFTTKEMGKGTGLGLDVVKRIIDQHGGFIELLSQPGRTEFRITLPTE, encoded by the coding sequence ATGAGTTATACCCCTAAAGACCTTCGGATTTTTGAAACCCTATCAGAAGTTCCTGATTCCGAACTGCAGTGGTTAATAGACCACTGTGAGATCCAGGAGTACGAGGAAGGCACAAAGATGTTTGCTCCAGATGACGCGGCCGACTTTATGTACCTCATCATGGAAGGTGAGGCTTTATTCTACATCATGCAAAATGGCGAACGTCGCGATTTTGGAACCTCGGGAGCTGGTGTGATTACAGGATTACTCCCCTATTCCCGCATGAAGGTTGCTCGGGGAAATGGCGTGGCGCTTAAACGGATCAAAGCCTTGGTTTTACACCGTTCGCAAATGCGCCAGCTCACTGTAGATTGCCCGGAGACGACCGCTGCGCTGGTCCAACAGATGACCACTCGGGTACGTGATTTTACGAGTCGGCAGCAACAAGTGGATAAACTGGCCGCACTGGGCAAACTATCCGCCGGGCTGGCACATGAATTAAATAATCCCGCCTCTGCAATTGTCCGTTCTGCTGATTTTCTCAAAGAACACCTCGGGCATGTTCCTGATCGTTTTAAGAAGGTCATTTCCATGAGGCTCAATGATGCCTCTATTGACTCCGTAAACGGTTTGGCTAGTGCTAAAATAGAAGCTGGAGTACGGGATTTTGGAATGATGGAACGGGCCGACAAGGAAGACGAACTCTTGGACTGGCTGGACGATCACGACATCGATTATGGGGATGACTGGGTAGAACAGCTCGTGGAATACGGTGTGACCGCGGACGAACTTGAAGAAATTTGTCAGGCGACGGGATCGGAAGCACTTGGGCCTACCCTCGGGTGGCTTGTTAATGTGCTCACAACCGAGCGCATTGTAGAAGAGATCAAAGAGGCCTCCTCCCGAATTAGCGATCTGGTTCAGTCCGTTAAGAACTACAGTTACATGGATCGGAGCACGGACAAGCAGTCAGTTTCGCCCCTTGAAGGTCTGAGAAACACCATGCGGATGCTGGAGCACAAAGCCCGAAAAAACCAGGTCGTATTCGACGAAGATTTTGACGAGCAAACGGGTGAAGTTCGGATGTATCCGTCCGAGATGAATCAGGTCTGGACCAACATCATTGACAATGCCCTGGATGCCTTGGAAGAGTCTGAGGACAGCGTCATTACCATCAAAACCGAACGCAAATCCAAGAACCTTGTCGTCTCCATTATTGACAATGGACCGGGCATCCCGGAAGATGTTCAAGAGGAAATCTTCAGCCCTTTCTTTACGACCAAAGAAATGGGAAAAGGAACAGGGCTCGGCCTGGATGTAGTAAAGAGAATTATTGACCAACACGGAGGGTTCATTGAATTACTTTCCCAACCGGGAAGAACTGAATTCAGAATCACCTTACCTACGGAATAA
- the radC gene encoding DNA repair protein RadC: MDQRPEKKQNSWLPEERPREKFLNWGRAYLSNAELIALLLGSGTSSENALELAKRILALTQENLYDLGRLDQDRLITVRGMGLVKSIRLLAAIELGRRREGEQAQIKSTIHCSKEAYEMLKPQLADLNHEEFWVVYLNNANKVLKKTSISKGGISGTVVDLRVLFKEAFAHGATSLIMAHNHPSGNKVPSTADLQLTSRVKEAGKLMDIKVLDHLIITEREYYSFADEQQL, encoded by the coding sequence ATGGATCAACGACCAGAAAAGAAACAGAATTCCTGGCTTCCGGAGGAACGGCCAAGGGAGAAGTTCTTGAATTGGGGGCGAGCTTATTTGAGCAATGCGGAATTGATTGCTCTTCTATTAGGTTCGGGCACTTCGTCGGAAAATGCGCTTGAATTGGCCAAGCGTATTCTTGCCCTGACCCAGGAAAATCTGTACGATTTAGGAAGGCTTGATCAAGACCGATTGATTACGGTACGCGGCATGGGGCTGGTTAAATCCATTCGACTATTGGCCGCAATAGAATTAGGACGAAGAAGAGAAGGTGAGCAGGCTCAAATAAAAAGCACCATTCATTGTAGCAAGGAGGCCTATGAGATGCTAAAGCCCCAATTGGCAGATCTAAACCATGAAGAGTTTTGGGTGGTCTACCTTAACAATGCCAACAAGGTGCTCAAGAAAACCTCGATAAGCAAAGGAGGTATAAGCGGAACCGTTGTGGATTTAAGGGTCCTTTTCAAAGAGGCCTTTGCGCATGGAGCCACTTCATTGATCATGGCACATAACCATCCCAGTGGCAACAAGGTTCCCAGTACAGCGGATCTTCAACTCACATCTCGCGTAAAAGAAGCGGGTAAACTGATGGATATTAAGGTCTTGGATCATTTGATCATCACTGAGCGAGAATATTATAGCTTTGCTGATGAACAGCAACTTTAA
- the wecB gene encoding UDP-N-acetylglucosamine 2-epimerase (non-hydrolyzing): MLKLHTVVGARPQFIKASALDRVLRRDYSGRIEESIIHSGQHYDDNMSASFFRELELQEPKYNLGVSQGRPAVQTARITMELHKLWEADRPDVVLVYGDTNTTLAGALAASDWEIPVLHVEAGLRSYNRSMPEEVNRHLTDHLSSILACPVPKAVEQLKAEGITHLEEGHPSPVNPSVVLTGDVMYDNAMYFADKGSLPEGLSSKNFVLFTLHRAQNTDEPGRLHILLKTILELAEQTQTVVYFPCHPRTRTAIDIHFPEFWPLIRDHEYFKFVSPTSYFETLALEKHARFVVTDSGGIPKEAFFFGTPSIILRTETEWNELVESSFAHLVDCDVDLLAQNWQELLKDGHTRDLDGAFGNGKAAERIAELIWSTYG, encoded by the coding sequence ATGCTCAAACTCCATACAGTTGTTGGCGCTCGCCCTCAGTTTATAAAAGCCTCGGCACTAGACCGAGTACTGCGTAGAGATTACTCTGGCCGAATTGAAGAATCAATCATTCACAGCGGCCAGCACTATGACGACAATATGTCCGCTTCATTTTTTCGCGAATTGGAGTTGCAAGAGCCCAAGTACAATCTTGGGGTGAGTCAAGGTCGCCCTGCTGTTCAAACAGCGCGGATTACCATGGAATTGCACAAATTATGGGAAGCCGATCGACCAGATGTTGTGCTTGTCTATGGGGATACGAATACAACTCTAGCCGGCGCCCTGGCTGCTAGCGATTGGGAAATTCCTGTACTTCATGTAGAAGCGGGTCTTCGCTCGTACAACCGGTCTATGCCCGAAGAAGTAAACCGTCATCTAACGGATCATTTAAGCAGCATACTTGCTTGTCCAGTTCCAAAAGCGGTAGAACAATTGAAAGCGGAAGGAATTACTCACTTGGAAGAAGGGCATCCTTCCCCAGTAAACCCGAGTGTTGTTTTAACTGGAGATGTGATGTACGATAATGCCATGTACTTTGCAGACAAAGGATCGCTACCCGAGGGTCTGTCTTCGAAAAATTTCGTTCTCTTCACACTTCATAGAGCTCAGAACACGGATGAGCCTGGCCGACTCCATATATTGCTTAAAACAATACTAGAGTTAGCGGAGCAAACTCAAACAGTGGTCTATTTCCCCTGTCACCCGAGAACCCGTACGGCCATTGATATTCACTTTCCGGAATTTTGGCCGCTCATCCGCGATCACGAGTATTTCAAGTTCGTTTCTCCTACCTCATACTTTGAAACATTGGCACTCGAGAAGCATGCTCGATTTGTCGTTACCGATTCTGGAGGGATTCCGAAAGAAGCCTTCTTTTTTGGTACACCGAGCATCATCCTAAGGACGGAAACGGAGTGGAATGAATTGGTTGAGAGCTCATTCGCCCATTTGGTCGATTGCGATGTCGATCTCTTGGCGCAAAACTGGCAGGAGCTACTAAAAGACGGCCATACCCGCGATTTAGATGGGGCTTTCGGCAACGGAAAAGCTGCGGAAAGAATAGCAGAACTTATTTGGTCTACTTACGGATGA
- a CDS encoding arylsulfatase, which produces MKKGLLLFSFFCFLFASGQDKPNILVIWGDDIGWGNISAYNHGMMGYQTPNIDRIAKEGALFTDWYAQQSCTAGRAAFILGQHPFRSGLLTIGMPGSEQGIQDENQPTIAELLANHGYTSGQFGKNHLGDRDNHLPTNHGFDEFYGNLYHLNAEEEPETYYYPKDPEFHKKFGPRGVLHSYADGKIEDTGPMTRKRMETADDEFTDAAIAFIEKAHADGKPFFVWLSATRMHVWTHLKEESVGVTGIGLYPDGMVEHDKQIGRVLAKLEELGIIDNTIIMYSTDNGAEKFTWPDGGSTPFAGEKGSTWEGGFRVPCAIRWPGVIEPGTIYNDIFSHEDMMPTLLAAAGEDDVKESLLNGHKADGKTFKCHLDGYNLLPYFEGKEEESPRREIYYFDAIGNLNAIRYNNWKLHFAIMEGSINEAYRKTPAWPIVINLRADPYEVSWKSALYTRWYGDNMWLFVPAQALTAQFLQTFQDYPPVMGSSLSIDKVVQSMTAHPKGQ; this is translated from the coding sequence ATGAAAAAAGGCCTTTTACTCTTTAGCTTTTTCTGTTTCCTTTTCGCATCTGGACAGGATAAGCCTAATATTCTTGTGATTTGGGGAGACGATATTGGCTGGGGAAACATCAGTGCCTATAACCACGGCATGATGGGTTACCAAACACCAAACATCGATCGGATTGCTAAGGAAGGTGCATTGTTTACAGATTGGTACGCTCAGCAATCCTGTACAGCGGGGCGAGCAGCCTTTATTCTCGGCCAGCATCCTTTTCGTAGTGGGTTACTCACCATCGGAATGCCGGGGTCAGAACAAGGTATTCAAGATGAGAATCAGCCGACCATCGCTGAGCTTCTGGCCAATCACGGTTATACAAGTGGGCAGTTTGGCAAGAATCATTTGGGAGACCGAGACAATCACCTCCCTACGAACCACGGCTTCGATGAGTTCTACGGGAACCTCTACCATTTGAATGCCGAAGAAGAACCTGAGACTTATTACTATCCTAAGGACCCTGAATTCCACAAAAAATTTGGACCCCGTGGTGTCCTTCACTCCTATGCGGATGGGAAGATTGAGGATACAGGCCCCATGACACGGAAGCGCATGGAAACGGCTGATGATGAATTCACGGATGCGGCTATCGCATTTATCGAGAAAGCTCACGCAGACGGCAAGCCCTTCTTCGTTTGGCTCAGTGCTACTCGAATGCACGTATGGACACATTTAAAAGAGGAGAGTGTTGGTGTGACCGGAATCGGCTTGTATCCCGATGGTATGGTCGAACACGACAAGCAAATTGGAAGAGTACTCGCCAAATTGGAAGAATTGGGCATTATTGACAACACGATCATCATGTACTCCACGGATAATGGAGCGGAAAAGTTCACTTGGCCTGATGGAGGCTCCACACCTTTTGCCGGAGAAAAAGGATCCACTTGGGAAGGAGGTTTCCGTGTTCCTTGCGCCATTCGATGGCCTGGAGTCATTGAGCCCGGAACCATTTACAATGATATTTTCTCTCATGAAGATATGATGCCGACCCTCTTGGCAGCTGCCGGAGAAGACGACGTTAAAGAAAGTCTCTTGAATGGTCACAAAGCCGATGGAAAGACGTTTAAATGTCACCTTGACGGCTATAACTTACTCCCCTACTTTGAAGGAAAAGAGGAAGAGTCTCCTCGACGCGAAATCTACTACTTCGATGCGATTGGCAACTTAAATGCCATCCGCTATAACAATTGGAAGCTACATTTTGCGATTATGGAAGGATCTATCAACGAGGCTTATCGGAAGACTCCAGCCTGGCCAATTGTCATTAATTTGCGTGCAGACCCTTATGAGGTGTCTTGGAAATCAGCACTGTATACCCGATGGTACGGAGACAACATGTGGTTGTTTGTCCCAGCCCAAGCGCTAACAGCTCAGTTCCTTCAAACATTCCAAGATTACCCACCAGTAATGGGAAGCTCATTGAGTATTGACAAGGTGGTTCAAAGCATGACTGCGCACCCGAAAGGGCAGTAG